One window from the genome of Chroococcidiopsis sp. TS-821 encodes:
- a CDS encoding ABC transporter permease, producing MSRIKALQYYILARLLLAPLMIWTIVTVVFFLLRVLPWLLQSTIGDPVDAVLGSRAPESVKEEYRQRLGLADPLWVQYLRYLGSLLRFDLGSSLTSQGEAVWDTIGRHFPATAELAVCSMAIALLIGITVGMLAASRPNSWLDIGGRLFGIITYALPMFWMGMLMQLLFAVQLGWFPIGDRFPASLFPPSGPTGLYTIDSLLAGDLTSFFTALYYLFLPSLTLGLLLSGIFERIVRVNLKQTLRADYVEAARARGIPERRILVAHALKNAMIPVITILGLTFASLLGGAILTEVTFSWPGLANRLYDAISLRDYPTVQGILVFFAVLVVIASIAIDILNAYIDPRIRY from the coding sequence ATGTCTCGTATCAAAGCACTTCAGTATTACATCCTGGCACGGTTGCTGCTTGCACCACTGATGATTTGGACGATTGTAACAGTGGTGTTTTTTCTGCTACGAGTACTTCCCTGGTTACTACAATCAACAATTGGCGATCCTGTAGATGCGGTGCTTGGAAGTCGCGCTCCAGAAAGTGTGAAGGAGGAATATCGCCAGCGCTTAGGATTAGCCGATCCATTGTGGGTGCAGTATTTGCGTTATCTTGGCAGTCTCCTTCGCTTTGATTTGGGTTCTTCACTGACGAGTCAAGGCGAAGCTGTCTGGGATACGATTGGACGACATTTTCCCGCAACAGCAGAACTTGCTGTGTGCAGCATGGCGATCGCGCTGTTAATTGGCATTACAGTAGGGATGCTAGCGGCGTCGCGCCCTAACTCTTGGCTCGATATCGGCGGACGCTTATTTGGCATTATTACTTATGCGCTACCCATGTTTTGGATGGGAATGCTGATGCAGTTACTATTTGCAGTACAACTGGGCTGGTTTCCGATTGGCGATCGCTTTCCGGCGTCTTTGTTTCCGCCCTCAGGTCCTACAGGGTTGTATACAATAGATAGCCTGCTTGCAGGAGATTTAACAAGTTTCTTCACCGCGCTGTATTACCTTTTCTTGCCAAGTTTGACACTGGGTTTACTCTTAAGCGGTATATTTGAGCGAATTGTACGCGTCAATCTCAAGCAAACGCTGCGTGCTGATTATGTAGAAGCCGCCCGCGCCCGAGGAATTCCTGAACGGCGGATTTTAGTCGCCCATGCGCTGAAAAACGCGATGATTCCCGTGATTACCATTTTGGGACTGACATTTGCATCATTGCTTGGTGGAGCAATTTTAACCGAAGTCACATTTTCTTGGCCAGGACTTGCGAATCGACTTTACGATGCAATTTCGCTGCGCGATTACCCGACGGTGCAAGGTATACTTGTGTTTTTTGCCGTTTTGGTAGTTATTGCGAGTATTGCAATCGATATCTTGAATGCTTATATTGACCCGCGAATTCGATATTGA
- the gap gene encoding type I glyceraldehyde-3-phosphate dehydrogenase yields the protein MVRIAINGLGRIGRAVFKLVLDEPELELVAVNDLVPADNLAYLLRYDTAYGKYKRQVDSSKDGLVVDGKEYKVFSEKEPEKLPWKSLEIDAVFECTGIFTKKEGLEKHIKAGAKYSILSAPAKSEDVKTVVYGVNQAPAAEPIFSCASCTTNCITPVAEIMGRRIGVKKAIMTTIHAYTSSQELVDGPSKKWRRGRAAAANFVPTSTGAAIATTKVLPQYEGKFDGIAVRAPIPVGSISDINFVTERPTSVEEVNHIFQEEAASDRYKGILAVSNEEIVSADIVSDPHASIVDLTMTQVVDGDLVKVMSWYDNEWGYASQMVRTVVSLFK from the coding sequence ATGGTTCGGATTGCAATTAATGGTTTGGGAAGAATTGGTAGAGCAGTTTTTAAGCTTGTTCTTGATGAACCTGAATTGGAATTGGTTGCTGTGAATGATTTGGTTCCTGCTGATAATCTTGCTTATTTGCTGAGATATGATACAGCGTATGGCAAGTATAAAAGACAGGTAGACAGCAGTAAAGATGGTTTGGTTGTTGATGGTAAAGAGTACAAAGTTTTTAGTGAGAAAGAGCCTGAAAAACTCCCTTGGAAAAGTTTAGAAATCGATGCTGTATTTGAATGTACGGGAATTTTTACCAAGAAGGAAGGCTTAGAAAAGCACATCAAAGCAGGGGCAAAATATAGTATACTTTCCGCTCCTGCTAAAAGTGAAGATGTGAAAACTGTAGTTTATGGTGTTAATCAAGCACCTGCAGCGGAACCTATTTTTTCTTGTGCTAGTTGTACGACAAATTGCATTACTCCAGTTGCTGAAATCATGGGCAGAAGAATTGGCGTGAAAAAAGCAATTATGACGACAATTCATGCCTACACATCTTCGCAAGAACTCGTTGATGGACCAAGCAAAAAATGGCGCCGTGGTAGGGCAGCAGCTGCAAATTTTGTGCCGACTTCGACGGGAGCAGCGATCGCCACTACGAAAGTGTTACCGCAATACGAAGGTAAGTTTGATGGCATAGCAGTTCGCGCACCAATTCCTGTAGGTTCCATTTCGGACATTAATTTTGTAACTGAACGTCCGACCAGCGTGGAAGAAGTCAATCATATTTTCCAAGAAGAAGCTGCTAGCGATCGCTACAAGGGTATTTTAGCGGTATCGAATGAAGAAATCGTCTCTGCGGATATTGTCAGCGACCCTCATGCCTCAATTGTCGATTTAACCATGACCCAAGTAGTTGATGGTGACTTGGTTAAGGTTATGAGTTGGTATGACAACGAGTGGGGTTATGCCAGTCAAATGGTACGCACAGTTGTGAGTCTATTTAAATAA
- a CDS encoding histidinol-phosphate transaminase, whose product MLPFIRSDLVQLTSYTPHPNSTDGKPITSVIDRLDTNECPYDLPSELKQKLAWIYQETIETNRYPDGGHAVLKEAIAEYVNQSANLRQGTIAPKQISVGNGSDELIRSLLIATCLGGEGSVLVANPTFSMYGILAETLKIPVITIERNSEFAIDWVAAQTAIETTNNPPIRVVFVVHPNSPTGNALTAAELDWLRSLPQDILVVIDEAYFEFSQTSVVSELSQKPNWVVLRTFSKAFRLAALRVGYAIASLEITTILEKVRLPYNLPSFSQVAALLALQQRDLLLQFIPLICEERTKLAQALSQYSALKVNNSAANFVYVQINHPVRANQLLADLAQQLRCSGTIVRLLSGGLRITVGSPAENSRTLTRLEAAVKNWDAFS is encoded by the coding sequence ATGCTGCCATTTATCCGATCGGATTTAGTTCAACTGACTTCATATACACCCCATCCAAATAGTACTGACGGTAAACCCATTACGTCAGTTATTGATCGATTAGATACAAACGAATGTCCGTACGATCTACCAAGCGAGTTAAAGCAAAAACTTGCTTGGATTTATCAAGAAACGATCGAGACAAATCGCTATCCAGATGGCGGACACGCGGTATTGAAAGAAGCGATCGCTGAGTATGTCAATCAATCGGCAAATTTGCGACAAGGCACAATTGCACCTAAGCAAATTTCGGTTGGTAACGGTTCTGACGAACTGATTCGTTCCTTATTAATTGCAACTTGTCTTGGGGGCGAAGGTTCAGTTTTAGTTGCCAATCCAACGTTTTCGATGTACGGCATTTTAGCAGAAACACTCAAAATCCCTGTTATTACCATTGAACGCAACTCAGAATTTGCCATCGACTGGGTTGCAGCCCAAACCGCTATTGAAACAACCAATAACCCACCAATTCGCGTGGTGTTTGTTGTTCATCCCAACTCGCCTACAGGAAATGCTTTAACAGCTGCTGAGTTAGATTGGCTGCGTAGCTTACCCCAAGATATCCTTGTCGTCATTGACGAAGCGTATTTTGAGTTTAGTCAAACATCAGTTGTCAGTGAATTATCCCAAAAACCTAATTGGGTAGTCTTGCGAACATTTTCTAAAGCGTTTCGCCTTGCCGCTTTGCGCGTCGGATATGCGATCGCGTCTTTAGAAATCACGACAATTCTGGAAAAAGTTCGCTTACCTTATAACCTGCCAAGTTTCTCCCAAGTCGCTGCCCTTCTTGCTTTACAACAGCGCGATTTATTACTACAATTTATTCCACTTATTTGTGAGGAACGTACCAAACTCGCTCAAGCACTATCTCAGTACTCTGCACTTAAAGTCAATAACAGTGCTGCCAATTTTGTTTATGTCCAAATTAATCATCCCGTGCGAGCCAATCAATTACTCGCTGACTTAGCACAGCAACTGCGATGTAGTGGGACTATTGTGCGTTTACTTAGCGGTGGATTGCGGATTACGGTGGGCAGTCCTGCAGAAAACTCGCGTACACTCACGCGCTTGGAAGCTGCTGTCAAAAACTGGGACGCTTTCAGTTAA
- a CDS encoding GNAT family N-acetyltransferase, whose protein sequence is MTISTNLQLPANFTSDQNCQFEIRAAQIEDVPGLTEILADSFHSQDGILGWTYPFLKLGIYEDLRNRLRTTTEHHICLVAADCSSNDRLAGIVELSLRSKTPFTNQRFPYISNLAVCHHYRRRGVAQQMLLKCEQIALAWEYKDLYLHVLENNHQARQLYCKLGYQLEQVDFSWSHWLLRRPRQILLHKHLEASYLR, encoded by the coding sequence TTGACAATTTCCACTAACTTGCAGTTACCAGCAAATTTTACTTCTGACCAAAATTGCCAATTTGAAATTCGTGCGGCGCAAATCGAAGACGTACCAGGTTTAACGGAAATCCTCGCTGATAGCTTTCATTCGCAGGATGGTATTCTAGGCTGGACTTATCCTTTCTTAAAGCTGGGGATTTATGAGGATCTCCGCAATCGATTGCGAACTACAACAGAGCATCATATTTGTTTGGTTGCTGCGGATTGTAGTTCTAACGATCGCTTAGCAGGAATTGTCGAGTTGTCGCTGCGGTCAAAAACTCCTTTTACTAACCAACGGTTTCCCTACATCTCCAACTTGGCAGTTTGCCATCATTATCGCCGTCGTGGAGTGGCGCAACAGATGCTGTTAAAATGCGAACAAATCGCGCTAGCGTGGGAATACAAAGATCTTTATCTACACGTATTAGAAAATAACCACCAAGCTCGTCAATTGTACTGTAAGTTGGGCTATCAATTAGAGCAAGTTGATTTTAGTTGGAGTCATTGGTTACTCAGACGACCGCGTCAAATTTTGCTACATAAACATCTTGAAGCAAGCTACCTTCGCTGA
- the gorA gene encoding glutathione-disulfide reductase — translation MSYNFDLFVIGAGPGGLAAAKQAASYGKRVAIAEQEAIGGTCVNRGCIPKKLIVYAADVALQDQIAPSYGWSECQRNFNWSKFIAKAYQHVESIQKSYLETLHKNGVELIRDRATFVDPHTVKIGDRKITADKILIAVGGHPNKPDVPGIEYAITSREMFQLQQLPKKLAIVGGGYIGVEFASMMNAFGVEVTLMDTDELILEGFDKDIRSSVQKGLIQRGIQFLSKTTAKEIQQSAQGLQITLSGDTEETITADTILFATGRVPNTKDLGLENAGVELGEKGAIQVDEYNRTTQDNIFAVGDCISRVPLTPVARTEGEAVAKTAFGKPQKVNYEYVTSAVFARPEAATVGMTEDAAHSKCGNAVQCYQTEFKPLLYSLVNRNEPTMMKLVVDSNTRRVLGAHMVGEHAADIIQSLAVAIRKGITKEDFDATIGIHPTTGEEFLTLD, via the coding sequence ATGTCGTATAACTTCGATCTATTTGTTATTGGGGCAGGTCCTGGAGGATTAGCCGCTGCGAAACAAGCCGCAAGCTACGGTAAGCGCGTCGCAATTGCCGAACAAGAAGCCATTGGCGGAACCTGTGTTAATCGCGGTTGTATCCCCAAAAAATTGATTGTCTACGCTGCTGATGTGGCACTACAAGACCAAATCGCACCTAGCTACGGTTGGAGTGAATGCCAAAGAAACTTTAACTGGTCAAAATTTATCGCCAAAGCCTACCAACACGTTGAGAGTATTCAAAAGTCTTATCTAGAAACTTTACACAAAAACGGTGTGGAACTCATTCGCGATCGCGCAACATTTGTCGATCCGCATACAGTCAAAATCGGCGATCGCAAAATCACGGCTGACAAAATCCTAATCGCCGTTGGCGGACACCCCAATAAACCTGATGTTCCTGGGATTGAATATGCCATTACTTCTCGCGAGATGTTTCAGCTACAGCAACTACCAAAAAAATTAGCGATCGTTGGTGGCGGTTATATTGGCGTTGAATTTGCCAGTATGATGAATGCTTTTGGTGTTGAAGTCACTTTAATGGACACCGATGAATTGATTCTAGAAGGCTTTGACAAAGATATCCGTTCTTCGGTACAAAAAGGTCTGATTCAACGAGGAATTCAATTTCTTAGTAAAACTACGGCTAAAGAAATTCAACAAAGCGCGCAAGGGTTGCAAATCACTTTATCAGGAGATACTGAGGAAACAATTACTGCAGATACAATTTTATTCGCTACAGGGCGCGTTCCTAACACCAAAGACCTTGGTCTAGAAAATGCAGGAGTAGAACTTGGGGAAAAAGGTGCTATTCAAGTTGATGAATACAACCGCACAACTCAAGACAATATTTTTGCCGTCGGTGACTGCATCAGCCGCGTTCCATTGACTCCTGTAGCACGAACAGAAGGTGAAGCTGTTGCAAAAACTGCCTTTGGAAAACCACAAAAAGTCAACTACGAATACGTCACCTCCGCAGTATTTGCTCGTCCTGAAGCTGCTACAGTAGGAATGACCGAAGACGCAGCACACTCAAAATGTGGTAATGCAGTGCAGTGTTATCAAACTGAATTTAAACCACTACTTTACAGCCTAGTCAATCGCAATGAGCCAACGATGATGAAATTAGTTGTCGATAGCAACACTAGGCGCGTACTTGGGGCACATATGGTGGGCGAACACGCTGCAGATATTATTCAAAGTTTAGCAGTAGCAATTCGCAAAGGAATTACAAAAGAGGATTTTGATGCCACAATTGGTATCCACCCTACTACTGGAGAAGAATTTCTCACGCTAGATTGA
- a CDS encoding glycosyltransferase family 1 protein, which translates to MLIFRLNYVFTTHIPVPARYDDIFPRDQIALLIVVTDVSGGEMKALLEPSLMS; encoded by the coding sequence TTGCTTATTTTTCGATTGAATTATGTATTTACGACTCATATTCCTGTACCCGCAAGATACGACGACATTTTCCCCCGCGACCAAATTGCGCTTCTAATTGTCGTTACAGATGTGAGTGGCGGTGAAATGAAAGCGTTACTTGAACCAAGTTTAATGTCTTGA
- a CDS encoding pyruvate kinase yields MISNSYAIKETVDLDFSDPRTLLQTLQQLRQSVHAEGQKIFNQWRNRISKRSFLISGLNLAYYLALRQHDLRQVQAALMPLGLSSLGRCEARVLPNLDAIIASLGAICRDRTVPPHPTTRAFFRGDRLLRRHTKELLGDIHAERWVRIMVTLPTEAASDYELVKDLLKRGTNCARINCAHDTSTEWEAMVNHVRKAEAETGQACKILMDLAGPKIRTADVMAFADRKRLYVGDRLLLTRDRPKPLHDVVFQARCTIPEVLEQVKTGQTVWIDDGEIGTEIESLVPEGILLRVTQTSPEGKKLKSDKGINFPDTPLTLKALTEKDCRDLDFVATHADIVGYSFVQTAADVELLQQELAARQQPQLGIIAKIETQKAVQNLPELIVRAAGKQPFGVMIARGDLAVEIGYQRMAEMQEEMLWISEAAHVPVIWATQVLENMAKKGIPSRAEMTDAAMAERAECVMLNKGSFIGEAVAILDDVLTRLQAHQVKKTPQLRALRSWF; encoded by the coding sequence ATGATTAGTAATAGTTACGCAATTAAAGAAACTGTAGATTTAGATTTTTCAGACCCGCGTACTCTACTGCAAACACTTCAACAATTGCGGCAATCGGTTCATGCAGAAGGACAAAAGATATTTAATCAATGGCGCAACAGAATATCGAAACGTAGCTTTTTAATCAGTGGCTTAAATCTTGCATACTACCTTGCTTTACGTCAGCACGATCTACGACAGGTGCAAGCTGCATTGATGCCATTAGGATTATCGTCACTAGGACGTTGTGAAGCGCGAGTTTTACCAAACTTAGATGCCATAATAGCGAGTCTAGGCGCGATTTGTCGCGATCGGACAGTACCACCACACCCCACTACTAGAGCTTTTTTTCGCGGCGATCGCCTATTGCGTCGTCACACCAAAGAGTTACTCGGCGATATTCATGCTGAACGCTGGGTACGAATTATGGTGACATTGCCTACTGAAGCTGCGAGCGATTATGAATTGGTCAAAGACTTATTAAAGCGAGGAACAAACTGCGCGCGCATCAACTGCGCCCACGATACATCCACAGAATGGGAAGCAATGGTGAACCATGTCCGCAAAGCCGAAGCCGAAACTGGACAAGCTTGCAAAATACTGATGGATTTAGCTGGACCAAAAATTCGCACAGCTGATGTGATGGCTTTCGCAGATCGCAAACGATTGTATGTTGGCGATCGCCTCTTACTAACCCGCGACCGCCCCAAACCATTACATGATGTAGTCTTTCAAGCGCGCTGCACAATTCCTGAGGTACTTGAGCAAGTAAAAACAGGACAAACTGTGTGGATTGATGACGGTGAAATTGGAACTGAGATTGAGTCACTTGTTCCAGAAGGAATCCTGTTACGAGTTACCCAAACGAGTCCTGAAGGGAAAAAACTGAAATCAGACAAGGGAATTAATTTTCCTGATACGCCCCTAACATTAAAAGCACTGACCGAAAAAGATTGTCGCGATCTCGATTTTGTTGCTACCCATGCAGATATTGTTGGTTACTCTTTTGTGCAAACAGCTGCAGATGTTGAACTATTGCAACAAGAGTTAGCAGCTCGCCAGCAACCACAGTTAGGAATTATTGCCAAAATTGAAACGCAAAAAGCCGTCCAAAATCTTCCTGAACTAATTGTCCGAGCCGCAGGAAAACAGCCCTTTGGCGTGATGATTGCACGGGGCGATCTCGCAGTAGAAATTGGCTATCAGCGGATGGCGGAAATGCAAGAAGAAATGCTTTGGATCTCTGAAGCTGCTCACGTCCCTGTAATTTGGGCAACTCAGGTACTAGAAAACATGGCAAAAAAAGGAATTCCTTCGCGTGCGGAAATGACCGATGCCGCAATGGCAGAACGTGCCGAGTGCGTGATGTTGAATAAAGGCTCTTTCATCGGTGAGGCAGTCGCGATTCTAGATGACGTACTGACTCGACTACAAGCCCACCAAGTCAAAAAAACACCGCAATTAAGAGCTTTACGTTCGTGGTTTTAA
- a CDS encoding 2,3-bisphosphoglycerate-dependent phosphoglycerate mutase — MATLILVRHGQSTWNAANRFSGWVDVPLSHVGRQEAMQAAEKISFYRIDVCFTSLLVRAIETTAICLTEGSGASRRKSPVFKHDSDDPNWHGWDQYEGYIEEEIPIFMSPALDERYYGRLQGFNKAEMAEKFGQDIVHQWRRSFDVRPPGGESLKDTAARTIPFFQNRILKHLTNGDNVLVSAHGNSLRSILMYLDNLSPEEVPSLELATGIPIVYEIDAEANIIDKVILD; from the coding sequence ATGGCAACACTGATCTTAGTTCGTCACGGTCAAAGTACCTGGAATGCTGCTAACCGCTTTAGTGGTTGGGTGGATGTTCCCCTTAGTCATGTCGGTCGTCAAGAGGCGATGCAAGCAGCAGAAAAAATCAGTTTTTATCGCATTGACGTGTGTTTTACAAGCCTACTTGTACGTGCGATAGAAACAACTGCCATTTGTCTAACTGAAGGTAGTGGGGCTTCTCGCCGCAAAAGTCCTGTTTTCAAACACGATTCTGATGACCCCAATTGGCACGGTTGGGATCAATACGAAGGCTACATCGAAGAAGAAATTCCGATTTTCATGAGTCCAGCTTTGGACGAACGCTACTATGGCAGATTGCAGGGATTTAACAAAGCAGAAATGGCAGAAAAATTCGGTCAAGATATCGTGCATCAATGGCGGCGATCGTTTGATGTTCGTCCTCCAGGTGGCGAAAGTTTGAAAGACACGGCAGCACGAACGATTCCTTTCTTTCAAAACCGAATTTTAAAGCATCTCACAAACGGCGATAATGTCCTAGTTTCTGCTCACGGTAACTCTTTACGCTCGATTTTGATGTATTTAGATAATCTTAGTCCCGAAGAAGTGCCATCTCTAGAATTGGCAACTGGCATCCCGATTGTTTACGAAATCGATGCTGAGGCAAACATTATAGACAAAGTTATTTTAGATTAA
- the gor gene encoding glutathione-disulfide reductase, translated as MNYDYDLFVIGAGSGGLAASKRAASYGAKVAIAEQDLVGGTCVIRGCIPKKLMVYGSRFPQLFRNAAGYGWHVGETELDWEYFITAIDKEVRRLSQLHVGFLEKAGVELIPHRATLVDPHTVEVGDRKVTAHKILIAVGGRPVKPDIPGIEYAITSNEMFHLPAQPKHIAILGAGYIGVEFASIMRGLGCEVTQIIRRDLILRGFDNDIRTGIQDGMTHHGVKFITNTEVEKVERVAEGLKITLSGEHQPIIADTLLAATGRIPNIDGLGLENAGVEIVPTNVEGPGYTTNPAIAVDDYSQTSQPNIFAVGDCTDKINLTPVAIAEGRAFADTEFGNHRRQMSHENVPSAVFSHPEAATVGLTEEQAREKCGDALQIYRARFRPLFHSLTGDDEKTIVKLVVDGNTDKVLGAHMVGEYAAEVIQGIAITIKMGATKKDFDATVGIHPSTAEEFVTLR; from the coding sequence ATGAACTATGATTACGACTTGTTTGTAATTGGTGCGGGTTCTGGAGGTTTAGCCGCTTCTAAACGGGCGGCGAGTTACGGCGCAAAAGTCGCGATCGCTGAACAAGACCTCGTGGGCGGAACTTGTGTCATCCGTGGTTGTATTCCCAAAAAACTGATGGTTTATGGTTCGCGCTTTCCCCAGCTATTTCGCAATGCCGCAGGTTATGGCTGGCACGTGGGTGAAACGGAACTTGACTGGGAGTATTTTATAACGGCAATCGATAAAGAAGTGCGGCGACTGTCGCAATTACATGTCGGATTTCTGGAAAAAGCAGGCGTTGAACTTATTCCTCACCGCGCAACGTTGGTCGATCCCCACACCGTTGAAGTAGGCGATCGCAAAGTCACTGCACATAAGATTTTGATTGCAGTCGGCGGGCGTCCGGTGAAGCCAGATATTCCAGGAATCGAATATGCCATCACCTCGAACGAGATGTTCCATTTGCCAGCACAACCAAAACATATCGCAATTCTGGGTGCAGGTTATATCGGTGTAGAATTTGCCTCGATTATGCGGGGATTGGGTTGTGAAGTTACGCAAATTATCCGCAGAGATTTAATTCTACGCGGCTTCGATAACGATATTCGTACTGGCATTCAAGACGGAATGACACATCACGGCGTAAAGTTTATCACGAATACGGAAGTCGAAAAAGTCGAGCGCGTTGCTGAAGGCTTGAAAATAACGCTATCAGGAGAACATCAACCGATAATTGCCGATACACTCCTAGCCGCAACTGGAAGAATACCCAATATTGATGGTTTGGGTTTAGAAAACGCAGGTGTCGAGATTGTGCCGACAAATGTTGAAGGACCAGGATATACAACAAATCCGGCGATCGCCGTTGATGACTACAGCCAAACCTCTCAACCGAACATTTTTGCCGTTGGAGATTGTACCGATAAAATTAACTTGACTCCAGTCGCCATTGCGGAAGGACGTGCGTTTGCCGATACAGAGTTTGGCAATCATCGCCGCCAAATGAGTCACGAAAATGTTCCTTCTGCTGTATTTTCACACCCCGAAGCCGCTACGGTTGGTTTAACTGAAGAGCAAGCAAGAGAAAAATGTGGGGACGCCTTACAAATCTATCGCGCGCGATTTCGTCCGTTATTTCACTCGCTGACAGGAGACGACGAAAAAACAATCGTGAAATTAGTCGTCGATGGCAATACTGACAAAGTTTTAGGCGCGCACATGGTAGGCGAATACGCAGCGGAAGTGATTCAAGGAATCGCGATTACGATTAAAATGGGTGCTACGAAGAAAGATTTTGATGCCACTGTTGGCATCCACCCTTCGACAGCTGAAGAATTCGTTACCCTCCGTTAA
- a CDS encoding YqiA/YcfP family alpha/beta fold hydrolase encodes MQFIYLHGFASSPQSAKAVYLRDRFAEVHHTLQIPDLNQGDFTQLTLTRQLQQVSALLPKNEPVTLIGSSFGGLTAAWLAEQHPQVEKLVLLAPAFAFLSHWLPQLGTEKIQQWEQQKYLMVYHYGEKRSLPLSYEFARDVPQYNDDHLLRPVPTLIIHGIHDEVIPIQVSRDFAAKRSWVQLIEVDSDHALGNVMPETWQAIQSFCQV; translated from the coding sequence TTGCAGTTCATTTATCTCCATGGCTTTGCATCGAGTCCTCAATCCGCCAAAGCGGTCTATCTCCGCGATCGCTTTGCAGAGGTACACCATACATTGCAAATCCCCGATCTCAACCAAGGTGATTTTACACAACTTACACTGACACGCCAATTACAGCAAGTTTCAGCACTATTACCCAAAAATGAACCCGTTACCTTGATTGGTTCGAGTTTTGGAGGCTTAACCGCCGCTTGGCTTGCGGAACAACATCCGCAGGTCGAAAAATTAGTTTTACTCGCCCCGGCGTTTGCTTTTCTGTCGCACTGGCTACCGCAACTCGGAACTGAAAAAATCCAACAATGGGAACAACAAAAGTATTTAATGGTTTATCACTACGGTGAAAAGCGATCGCTACCCTTAAGTTACGAATTCGCCCGCGACGTGCCCCAATACAATGACGATCATCTCTTACGCCCCGTTCCCACATTGATTATTCACGGCATTCACGATGAAGTCATACCTATCCAAGTTAGCCGCGATTTTGCCGCCAAACGTTCTTGGGTGCAATTAATCGAAGTAGACAGCGATCATGCTTTAGGTAATGTTATGCCCGAAACTTGGCAAGCTATTCAATCGTTTTGTCAAGTGTGA